In Scleropages formosus chromosome 20, fSclFor1.1, whole genome shotgun sequence, a single window of DNA contains:
- the rab40c gene encoding ras-related protein Rab-40C translates to MRGKMGTQGSPVKSYDYLLKFLLVGDSDVGKGEILDSLQDGSAESPYAYSSGIDYKTTTILLDGRRVKLELWDTSGQGRFCTIFRSYSRGAQGILLVYDITNRWSFDGIDRWIREIDEHAPGVPRILVGNRLHLAFKRQVPTEQARAYAEKNGMTFFEVSPLCNFNVIESFTELSRIVLMRHGMEKFWRPNRVFSLQDLCCRAIVSCTPVHLIDKLPLPVAIKSHLKSFSMANGMNAVMMHGRSYWPTLTTAAGGSKGNSLKRSKSIRPPQSPPQNCARNNCKIS, encoded by the exons ATGAGAGGGAAGATGGGTACCCAGGGTAGCCCTGTCAAGAGTTATGACTATCTCCTCAAGTTCCTCCTGGTCGGGGATAGTGATGTGGGGAAGGGAGAGATCCTGGACAGCCTGCAGGATGGATCGGCAGAGTCCCCTTACGCGTACAGCAGCG GAATTGACTACAAAACTACTACTATTCTCCTAGATGGGAGAAGAGTGAAACTGGAGCTGTG GGATACCTCTGGACAAGGCAGGTTCTGCACTATCTTCAGGTCGTACTCCCGAGGGGCACAG GGCATCTTATTGGTGTATGACATCACCAATCGGTGGTCTTTCGACGGGATTGATCGCTGGATCCGTGAGATTGATGAA CATGCTCCTGGTGTTCCTCGCATCCTTGTGGGCAACCGGTTGCACCTGGCCTTCAAGCGGCAGGTACCCACAGAGCAAGCTCGGGCCTACGCGGAAAAGAATGGCATGACCTTCTTTGAAGTGAGCCCTCTCTGCAACTTCAACGTCATTGAGTCCTTCACAGAGCTCTCCCGCATTGTGCTGATGAGACACGGCATGGAGAAATTTTGGAGGCCCAACAGAG tgttCAGCCTCCAGGATTTGTGCTGCCGTGCCATTGTGTCCTGCACCCCAGTTCACCTAATCGACAAGCTGCCCCTGCCTGTGGCTATCAAAAGCCACCTGAAGTCCTTCTCCATGGCCAACGGTATGAACGCTGTCATGATGCATGGCCGCTCATACTGGCCCACACTGaccactgcagcaggaggaagcAAGGGAAATAGCCTCAAGCGTTCCAAATCCATCCGGCCACCTCAGAGCCCCCCTCAGAACTGTGCCAGGAACAACTGCAAGATCTCCTAG